Proteins from a genomic interval of Chitinophagales bacterium:
- a CDS encoding TonB-dependent receptor has translation MKKHLFLPYFLTFLLFAHSNNMDGQVQKIPCNYSLSGNVSDEHDRQPLPFAAIYVEELQTGVVSDSLGNYRMEGLCEGIYTVTASHIGCESVTKKINLQNHTVQNFVTEHHEEILETIKVTGKKNQHAATMTQSHLKDRELEQVAGKSLGEALMKIAGVNSLQTGPTISKPIIHGLHSNRILMLNNGVRQEGQQWGAEHAPEMDPFIAAELSVVKGAASVQYGSDAIGGVVLVEPAPLPITNSFKGKINLVGMSNGRQGIASAQLEGGHSKRKGFGWRLQGTLKKAGDFHTPNYSLTNTAMHENNASAALGFKKYRYGLEVFYSYFHTELGILRGSHIGNLTDLEEALQREIPLFTEEFSYDILNPKQKVGHHLAKLQTYWRSEKLGKLHLQYAFQLDNRQEFDIRRGNRSEIPSLHLNLQSHQLDLNLEHRKWGKLEGRLGLNGIYKRNRNQPDTGVRPLIPYYDQYGTGIFWIEQWKQEKWESEVGIRYDFQHLLVKKFTSNNELLKTTFDFHNFSASVGGAFYFNERLSFRSNLGTAFRPPSVNELFSEGLHHGAAAIEEGDATLQTEKSWKWVNTLQFQKENQLQWEVSAYAHFIQDFIYLEPTGEPVLTIRGAFPVFRYTQTDACLLGVDAVGQWTFSPHFSWQTKASVLWAKDVTNDDFLISIPANRWENSGVFLKKKWGNIHDIEVKLTHVFVAKQSRFPASVEWVVPPNGYQLVHFEVGGNLPLKNNKNDLGIHFEVQNVLNTSYRDYLNRLRYYADETGRNVVIRLKYGF, from the coding sequence ATGAAAAAACACCTTTTTTTACCCTATTTTCTAACCTTTCTGCTATTCGCCCACTCTAATAATATGGATGGGCAAGTACAAAAGATTCCCTGCAATTATTCCCTTTCAGGCAATGTTAGCGATGAACACGACCGCCAACCGCTTCCTTTTGCAGCGATTTATGTGGAAGAACTCCAAACAGGTGTTGTCAGTGATAGTTTGGGCAATTACCGCATGGAAGGACTTTGTGAAGGCATTTACACCGTCACTGCAAGTCACATCGGCTGCGAATCCGTCACCAAAAAAATCAATCTCCAAAACCACACCGTCCAAAATTTTGTCACTGAACACCACGAAGAAATTCTTGAAACTATAAAGGTGACAGGCAAAAAGAATCAACATGCAGCAACCATGACCCAAAGTCATCTCAAAGACAGGGAGTTAGAGCAAGTAGCGGGTAAATCATTAGGGGAAGCCTTGATGAAAATTGCAGGGGTGAATTCTCTTCAAACAGGTCCAACGATTTCAAAACCAATTATTCACGGTTTACACAGTAATCGGATTTTGATGCTCAATAACGGTGTTCGGCAAGAAGGGCAACAATGGGGCGCAGAACACGCTCCCGAAATGGATCCTTTTATTGCAGCTGAATTATCGGTGGTCAAAGGTGCAGCAAGCGTTCAGTATGGTTCAGATGCTATTGGGGGTGTTGTTTTGGTCGAACCTGCTCCTTTACCAATTACCAACAGCTTCAAAGGCAAAATCAACTTGGTCGGCATGAGCAATGGGCGACAAGGTATTGCATCAGCGCAGTTGGAAGGTGGTCATTCAAAGCGGAAAGGGTTTGGGTGGCGATTGCAGGGGACGCTCAAAAAAGCGGGTGATTTTCACACCCCCAATTACAGCCTCACCAATACTGCCATGCATGAGAACAATGCTTCGGCTGCTTTGGGCTTCAAAAAATACCGCTATGGACTGGAAGTTTTTTACAGCTACTTCCATACCGAATTGGGAATTTTGAGAGGTTCACACATTGGAAATTTAACTGATTTGGAGGAGGCATTGCAGCGAGAAATCCCTCTTTTTACCGAAGAATTCAGCTACGATATTCTCAACCCCAAACAAAAAGTCGGCCACCATTTAGCCAAACTACAGACCTATTGGCGTAGTGAAAAATTGGGGAAACTTCATCTGCAATATGCCTTTCAATTGGATAATAGACAAGAATTTGATATCCGTAGAGGCAACCGCTCCGAAATACCTTCACTGCACTTGAACCTTCAATCTCATCAATTGGACTTGAACTTGGAGCATAGAAAATGGGGGAAATTAGAAGGACGTTTGGGGCTGAATGGCATTTACAAACGCAATCGAAATCAACCCGATACAGGTGTACGCCCACTAATTCCTTACTACGATCAGTACGGTACTGGTATTTTTTGGATAGAACAATGGAAGCAGGAAAAATGGGAATCGGAGGTAGGAATCCGCTACGATTTTCAACATTTGTTGGTCAAAAAGTTTACTTCAAACAACGAACTGCTCAAAACTACTTTCGACTTTCACAATTTTTCGGCAAGCGTAGGCGGTGCTTTTTACTTCAATGAACGGCTATCGTTTCGCAGCAATTTGGGAACGGCTTTTCGCCCGCCGAGCGTAAATGAGTTGTTCAGTGAAGGCTTGCATCACGGGGCGGCAGCGATTGAAGAGGGGGATGCGACTTTGCAGACCGAAAAATCGTGGAAATGGGTGAATACGTTGCAATTTCAAAAAGAAAATCAACTGCAATGGGAGGTCAGTGCTTACGCTCATTTTATCCAAGATTTCATTTACTTAGAACCAACAGGTGAACCCGTTTTGACCATTCGTGGGGCGTTTCCCGTATTTCGATACACACAGACCGATGCATGTTTGTTGGGAGTAGATGCGGTCGGTCAGTGGACATTTTCACCCCATTTTTCTTGGCAAACCAAAGCGTCTGTTTTGTGGGCGAAAGATGTAACGAATGACGACTTTCTAATTTCGATACCTGCCAATCGTTGGGAAAATAGTGGGGTATTTTTGAAGAAAAAATGGGGAAACATACATGATATTGAAGTAAAATTAACCCACGTTTTTGTAGCCAAACAAAGCCGCTTTCCTGCAAGTGTGGAATGGGTAGTACCGCCTAATGGGTATCAATTGGTTCATTTTGAAGTGGGGGGAAATTTGCCATTGAAGAACAATAAAAATGATTTAGGAATCCATTTTGAAGTTCAAAACGTTTTGAATACAAGTTATCGAGATTATTTGAATCGGTTGCGCTATTATGCGGATGAAACTGGGAGGAATGTGGTGATTAGATTGAAGTATGGTTTTTGA
- a CDS encoding SMP-30/gluconolactonase/LRE family protein gives MKAITFSLLLTLILFSCKQSATKEKPILDTQIKESKPSSNTYKTIGELQSLDPRFAEIVKADAKIEVLAEGYEWSEGPLWLESEQMLIWSDVPKNTIYSWKEGEAAKVYLQPSGYTSDKERGGEPGSNGLLLNSKNELVLCQHGDRQMAKMNAPLSAPKADFETIATQYDGQRFNSPNDAAYGQDGNLYFTDPPYGLEKQHEDPAKETPFQGVYRVAPDGKVFLMTKELTRPNGIALSPDFKKCYVANSDHGKALWMVYEIDANKNFTNGKVFFDATTMVPNNKGLPDGLKVNKKGIVFATGPGGVYVFSPEGKHLGTISTGQATSNCALNTDESVLYMTSDMLVTRIQLQ, from the coding sequence ATGAAAGCAATCACTTTTTCCCTACTTCTCACCTTGATTTTATTCAGTTGTAAGCAATCTGCAACAAAAGAGAAACCCATTTTAGACACACAAATAAAGGAATCAAAACCTTCTTCCAATACCTACAAAACCATTGGAGAACTGCAATCACTTGACCCTCGATTTGCAGAAATTGTGAAAGCAGATGCTAAAATTGAAGTTTTGGCGGAAGGCTATGAATGGTCGGAAGGACCGCTTTGGCTCGAAAGTGAGCAAATGTTGATATGGTCAGATGTACCTAAAAACACCATTTACAGTTGGAAAGAAGGAGAAGCAGCGAAAGTTTATTTGCAGCCTTCGGGTTATACAAGTGATAAAGAAAGAGGAGGGGAACCTGGCTCCAATGGTTTGCTACTCAACAGTAAAAACGAATTGGTGCTTTGTCAACATGGGGATAGGCAAATGGCAAAAATGAATGCTCCACTTTCTGCACCAAAAGCTGATTTTGAAACCATTGCAACCCAATACGATGGACAGCGATTCAATAGCCCCAATGATGCAGCTTATGGTCAAGACGGAAATTTGTATTTCACAGACCCGCCTTATGGTTTAGAAAAACAACACGAAGATCCCGCTAAAGAAACTCCTTTTCAAGGAGTGTACAGAGTTGCTCCTGACGGAAAAGTGTTTTTGATGACCAAAGAACTGACTCGTCCCAATGGTATTGCATTAAGTCCCGACTTCAAGAAATGTTATGTTGCCAATTCTGATCATGGAAAAGCCCTTTGGATGGTGTATGAAATAGATGCAAACAAAAACTTTACAAACGGTAAGGTTTTCTTCGATGCTACGACAATGGTTCCTAATAATAAAGGTTTGCCAGATGGATTGAAAGTCAATAAAAAAGGTATTGTATTCGCAACTGGTCCTGGTGGCGTATATGTTTTTTCTCCCGAAGGCAAACATTTAGGTACAATTTCGACAGGTCAAGCGACTTCAAACTGTGCGCTCAATACGGATGAATCGGTATTGTATATGACCTCTGATATGCTTGTGACCCGCATTCAATTGCAGTAA
- the nfi gene encoding deoxyribonuclease V (cleaves DNA at apurinic or apyrimidinic sites) yields the protein MTSRVLHDWNLTPKEAIEVQQELRGKVRIEPMSKPLEYIAGADISFNRGEDTVYVGMVVLTYPGLIEVDREVLTDEATFPYIPGLLSFRESPLLIKAWQKLTIKPNLIVADGHGIAHVRRFGIACHLGLLTDTPTIGCAKKIFVGTHEDLGEEQGSVADIHYKGEIVGAALRTRKNVKPVYISAGHKITLAEAIEVMKNCALNYRIPEPTRQAHLMVNELRRGEI from the coding sequence ATGACCTCAAGAGTATTGCACGACTGGAACTTAACGCCAAAAGAAGCCATTGAAGTTCAACAAGAATTGAGAGGGAAAGTAAGAATTGAACCAATGTCAAAGCCGCTGGAATACATTGCAGGAGCAGATATTTCCTTCAATAGAGGTGAAGATACCGTGTATGTAGGGATGGTGGTTTTGACCTATCCTGGACTTATTGAAGTCGATAGAGAGGTATTGACAGACGAGGCTACCTTTCCATACATTCCTGGCTTGTTGTCATTTAGAGAATCTCCTTTGCTGATAAAGGCATGGCAAAAACTCACCATAAAACCCAACTTGATTGTGGCAGATGGACATGGGATTGCACATGTTAGGCGTTTTGGGATTGCCTGTCATTTGGGTTTGCTTACCGATACGCCAACTATTGGGTGTGCCAAAAAAATATTTGTGGGAACGCACGAAGATTTGGGGGAAGAACAGGGCAGTGTGGCGGATATTCACTACAAAGGCGAAATTGTTGGAGCTGCATTGCGAACCCGCAAAAATGTGAAGCCTGTTTATATTTCGGCAGGACATAAAATCACCTTAGCAGAGGCCATTGAAGTGATGAAAAACTGTGCTTTGAATTATCGAATTCCCGAACCTACCCGGCAAGCGCATTTGATGGTCAATGAATTGAGGAGAGGGGAGATTTAA
- a CDS encoding 5'(3')-deoxyribonucleotidase, with translation MNKRIAIDMDEVMADPISRFEEWYFRDFGERISYPRLASKMFTDMIPNEHRETVKRYLYTKGFFADLPIIEGSQEVVKELMDNGYEIFIATAAMQFRSSFEDKYDWLMQYFPFIPWKNIVFCGNKSIIHADYLIDDSPYQLKAFSGTGLLFDAHHNQDETGFHRVHTWQEVRAYFLEQ, from the coding sequence ATGAACAAACGCATTGCAATAGATATGGACGAGGTAATGGCTGACCCCATTTCCAGATTTGAAGAATGGTATTTTCGAGATTTTGGTGAGCGAATTTCCTACCCAAGATTGGCAAGTAAAATGTTTACCGATATGATACCCAACGAGCATAGAGAAACGGTCAAACGGTATTTGTACACCAAAGGTTTTTTTGCCGATTTACCCATTATTGAAGGAAGTCAAGAAGTAGTCAAAGAATTGATGGACAATGGATATGAGATTTTTATTGCCACAGCAGCCATGCAGTTTCGATCTTCTTTTGAAGACAAATACGATTGGCTAATGCAGTATTTTCCGTTCATTCCGTGGAAAAACATCGTGTTTTGTGGTAACAAAAGTATTATTCACGCCGATTATTTGATTGATGACAGTCCTTACCAATTGAAAGCTTTTTCAGGCACAGGATTGTTGTTTGATGCCCATCACAATCAAGATGAAACAGGTTTTCACAGAGTTCACACTTGGCAGGAAGTGAGGGCGTATTTTTTGGAGCAATGA
- a CDS encoding TraB/GumN family protein: protein MWEISGNSLEEPSYLYGTIHLADKRAFEFSDSVLLKLESVDAFAMEVLPNDIMRFMFEEIMNYSPENEQNWKEAIGEERYNNLNTLVTSEIGFSLADISMDYSWALSFLLKSPNHSTPEKGVKATFLDAYLYQLAKVQAKKVLGLEDIEDQLMIQKDVSVEQHVAEIERYMEMESGEKTASKKKTNTLLDIYLSGDLEKIDDYIQKYDSDDFNLAKTHLLERNVKMTNQMEVYLKSYTLFTAVGAAHLAGKGSMIDLLRQKGYTLRPVTAVFSGLAKEYEVKKSTKEMPWETFEIPDVAAQIDLPTMPYHLKLSGMPDFFQSYAYPDLGEGLNYAVVTLAFPIHTDSEAVEQTFVGYPENMVKGKNAKIISQKEITLNDYRGYDITILENNTQYGRYQMFIRDKTIYINGLTSTQKELIEGENAERFLSSFKINAFTASEWKTITSKKGAFKIELPKEVKEVVNPLADEQGNLQAEMHIFECAESTTKTKTTYLISYQDYAPEWRIEDENEIFESVFERISKQIGMETPVKDTIVQGHPSRFSIISDATGKVRLQLIIRGNRVYMLMAVVEGEQNGKENQFFESFELLKEEVSEQQLYKSPSYPVSFLVFHEPKIEDEEISVYQRASSNIDSVKFYYSLDKNTGTNYTTTVYQFTPYTQYQNMDSLMESMLQLSVGADSLVSSKREDISGYSSLEVVTKSPKAHTFKREKTVVKDGYMYEFQTFLPQEQLYSPINNRFFEEISFEKHPKPFDLFSDKSELLLSDLLSEDEKIQELALETLDYYDFEDTSFERLEKAFQKNYPDEKENEYAAKKTLLWQMYDVDSLATFDFIKNHYSEWADTNSCQISAAAILLEMQQPATIDYLKEILIEQTPLVSEAEYYVDGMLANFVFEGDTLQLAERLFPDILQLISNKDYENSVLRLIYAMVVKERLQPQHLAPYEEMLLTHIEATIDNASVVAEEDEGAYLVWEKTPYYITLLEQLENKEKTLSLFQKILQLPSESLQLEVVEVLWKRNESVSTKILEQLAENVRTRERLYSLMEETKKTDLFPANYKNQAALAESNITTYLNYEWDTDESTILPLKPRSYTYKGSKYWVYPYKIQLEKPEHGESATWYLGISGLFPWDKKELSVTSLDFTEINYNELTDDNLEALYAELLEKGEVYEERRLEEEKKE, encoded by the coding sequence TTGTGGGAAATATCTGGCAATAGTTTGGAAGAACCTTCTTACCTCTATGGCACGATTCATTTGGCTGACAAAAGGGCGTTTGAGTTCAGTGACTCTGTTTTGTTGAAGTTAGAAAGTGTAGATGCTTTTGCGATGGAGGTACTTCCAAATGACATTATGCGATTTATGTTTGAAGAAATAATGAATTATAGTCCTGAAAATGAACAAAATTGGAAAGAGGCGATTGGAGAGGAAAGATACAACAACTTGAATACGTTGGTAACGTCTGAAATAGGTTTTTCTTTGGCAGATATTAGCATGGATTATTCATGGGCACTTTCTTTTCTACTGAAATCTCCCAATCATTCGACACCTGAAAAGGGAGTCAAAGCTACTTTTTTGGATGCGTATCTTTATCAACTTGCCAAGGTGCAGGCAAAAAAGGTCTTGGGATTAGAAGATATTGAAGATCAATTAATGATACAAAAGGATGTGAGTGTTGAGCAGCATGTAGCAGAGATAGAGCGTTATATGGAAATGGAGAGTGGAGAAAAAACGGCTTCGAAGAAAAAAACAAATACGCTATTGGATATTTACCTCAGTGGGGATTTGGAAAAAATAGATGATTACATCCAAAAATACGATTCGGATGACTTCAATTTGGCAAAGACACATTTGTTAGAGCGCAATGTCAAGATGACCAATCAAATGGAAGTGTATCTAAAATCTTATACCCTTTTCACTGCTGTTGGAGCAGCGCATTTGGCGGGTAAAGGGAGTATGATTGATTTATTGCGGCAAAAGGGTTATACCCTTCGCCCTGTTACTGCTGTTTTCAGCGGTTTGGCGAAAGAATACGAAGTAAAAAAATCTACGAAGGAAATGCCGTGGGAAACATTTGAGATACCAGATGTTGCTGCCCAAATTGACTTGCCTACTATGCCTTATCACCTAAAACTGTCAGGTATGCCTGATTTTTTTCAGAGTTATGCGTATCCAGATTTGGGAGAGGGACTCAATTATGCAGTTGTAACCCTTGCTTTTCCAATCCATACGGATTCGGAGGCGGTTGAGCAGACATTTGTGGGCTATCCTGAAAATATGGTAAAAGGAAAAAATGCCAAGATAATAAGCCAAAAGGAAATTACATTGAATGACTATCGAGGATATGATATAACTATTCTTGAAAACAACACACAATATGGGCGTTATCAGATGTTTATTCGTGATAAAACCATATACATCAATGGATTGACAAGTACTCAAAAGGAATTAATTGAAGGAGAAAATGCAGAGCGTTTTTTGAGTTCCTTCAAAATCAACGCTTTTACTGCTTCCGAATGGAAAACCATCACTTCAAAAAAAGGGGCATTCAAAATAGAGCTACCTAAGGAAGTGAAAGAGGTGGTCAATCCTTTGGCGGATGAACAAGGAAATCTTCAAGCTGAAATGCACATTTTTGAGTGTGCAGAATCTACTACAAAAACAAAAACCACTTACTTGATTAGCTATCAAGATTATGCGCCAGAATGGAGGATTGAAGATGAAAACGAAATATTTGAATCGGTATTTGAGCGAATTTCCAAGCAAATAGGGATGGAAACTCCTGTAAAAGATACAATTGTGCAGGGGCATCCGAGTAGGTTTTCGATAATCAGTGATGCAACAGGAAAAGTACGTCTGCAATTGATTATCCGAGGTAATCGGGTATATATGTTGATGGCTGTGGTAGAGGGAGAACAAAATGGTAAAGAGAATCAATTCTTCGAATCTTTTGAGTTATTGAAGGAAGAAGTTTCTGAGCAGCAACTATACAAAAGCCCTTCTTACCCTGTTTCTTTTTTGGTTTTTCACGAACCTAAAATTGAAGATGAGGAAATTTCTGTTTACCAAAGAGCAAGTTCCAATATAGATTCGGTCAAATTCTATTATTCGCTGGATAAAAATACGGGGACCAACTATACAACAACAGTCTATCAATTTACTCCTTACACACAATATCAAAACATGGATTCACTCATGGAGAGTATGTTGCAGCTTTCGGTGGGTGCAGATAGTTTGGTTAGCTCTAAAAGAGAGGATATCTCTGGATATTCGTCACTGGAGGTCGTTACCAAATCTCCAAAAGCACATACCTTTAAGCGTGAAAAAACGGTGGTAAAGGATGGTTACATGTATGAATTTCAGACATTTTTACCTCAAGAACAGCTCTATTCACCTATCAACAATCGCTTTTTTGAAGAAATCAGTTTTGAAAAACACCCCAAACCCTTTGATTTGTTTAGTGATAAGAGCGAATTATTGTTGAGTGATTTATTATCGGAGGATGAGAAGATCCAAGAATTGGCCTTAGAAACTTTGGACTACTATGATTTTGAAGATACTTCCTTTGAGCGTTTAGAAAAGGCATTTCAAAAAAACTACCCCGATGAAAAGGAGAACGAATATGCAGCGAAAAAAACACTGCTTTGGCAAATGTATGATGTGGATAGTTTGGCTACATTTGACTTTATCAAAAACCATTACAGTGAATGGGCGGACACCAATAGCTGCCAAATATCAGCAGCTGCAATATTGTTGGAAATGCAACAACCCGCTACCATTGACTACCTCAAAGAAATATTGATTGAGCAGACACCTTTGGTAAGCGAGGCAGAATATTATGTAGATGGTATGTTGGCTAATTTTGTATTTGAAGGTGATACCCTGCAACTTGCAGAAAGACTGTTTCCAGACATCTTACAATTGATTTCCAACAAAGATTATGAAAACAGCGTCTTGCGATTGATATACGCAATGGTCGTCAAAGAACGCCTACAACCCCAACATTTAGCCCCTTATGAAGAAATGCTACTCACCCATATTGAAGCTACTATTGACAATGCAAGTGTGGTAGCAGAAGAAGACGAAGGGGCTTACCTAGTTTGGGAAAAAACACCATATTACATCACTTTATTGGAGCAATTGGAGAACAAGGAAAAAACGCTTTCTCTTTTCCAGAAAATATTGCAGTTGCCTTCTGAAAGTTTGCAATTGGAAGTCGTAGAAGTTTTGTGGAAGAGGAATGAATCAGTTTCTACTAAAATTTTGGAGCAATTGGCTGAAAATGTGCGTACGAGGGAAAGGTTGTATTCCCTTATGGAGGAAACGAAAAAGACGGATTTGTTTCCTGCAAACTACAAAAATCAAGCTGCTTTAGCAGAGAGTAACATCACTACTTACCTTAACTATGAATGGGACACAGATGAAAGTACGATTCTCCCTCTAAAACCAAGAAGCTACACCTACAAGGGCAGCAAGTATTGGGTATATCCGTACAAAATCCAACTGGAAAAACCTGAGCATGGTGAAAGCGCAACGTGGTATTTGGGTATCAGTGGATTGTTTCCGTGGGACAAAAAGGAACTGAGTGTTACTTCATTGGATTTCACAGAGATAAATTATAACGAATTGACCGATGATAACTTGGAGGCTTTGTATGCTGAATTATTGGAAAAGGGAGAGGTGTATGAAGAACGCCGTTTGGAGGAAGAAAAGAAGGAATAG
- a CDS encoding TonB-dependent receptor produces MTFNYNLRLQWLLIVVLLGTPSMIFAQTGIIQGKVFDPINNEAIPFANVVIQGTTTGTTTDIDGRYEITNLKPDLYNIEASFVGYKSKVVYEIQVFNSKPAEIDIPLEPATEELDEVVVKADPFVQKEESPLSLQSIGVNEIQRNPGGNRDISKAIQSLPGVASSVSFRNDIIIRGGGPNENRFYIDGIEVPNINHFATQGSTGGPVGLLNVNFIKNVDFYTGAFPANRGNALSSVMEIQQREGRTDRLGFNFTLGSSDAGLTAEGPLGKKGTFIASFRRSYLQLLFEALELPFLPTYNDFQFKTKFQLNENNQLTVIGLGAIDNAVLNLSANETEDQKFLLGNLPEQDQWSYTVGANYKNFRKNGYTTLVISRNHLSNSSIKYQDNIEVADGLILDYVSEEIENKLRLENTNRMNGWKLNYGLGFETAQYTNSTFNRVEVNGEVQIVDYDSELNFNKYSLFAQASKTLLKDKLTASLGFRMDANSYSDDMNNPLEQFSPRLSLSYALSPKFSLNFNTGIFYQLPAYTVLGYRDNTGNLVNADNGVRYIQNTHLVGGVSYQTDQNSKFSVEGFYKKYNDYPFLLRDSISLANLGADFGVIGDAPVSPDSQGKAFGLEFLFQQKLFKGFYGIAAYTFVRSEFTNKNPTDYAPASWDNRHLVSMTAGKKFKKNWELGLRWRYIGGTPYTPYDVATSSLQSVWDVSNTGIFDFNRINTERLPAYHQLDVRLDKKWFYNKFALNLYLDIENIYSYSIEGIPNLTVQTDENDVPLVDPNDSSRYQTKFIQNELGNLLPSIGVVVEW; encoded by the coding sequence ATGACCTTCAATTACAATTTGCGCCTGCAATGGCTGCTAATCGTTGTCTTATTAGGCACTCCTTCAATGATTTTTGCCCAAACAGGAATCATTCAAGGAAAAGTATTCGACCCCATCAATAACGAAGCGATTCCCTTTGCGAATGTGGTGATTCAGGGTACAACAACAGGCACAACAACTGATATAGACGGACGCTATGAAATCACCAACTTGAAGCCTGACCTTTACAATATTGAGGCGAGTTTTGTGGGTTACAAAAGCAAAGTAGTGTATGAAATTCAGGTGTTTAACTCCAAACCCGCAGAAATAGACATTCCACTCGAACCTGCAACAGAAGAATTGGATGAAGTAGTGGTGAAAGCCGACCCTTTTGTTCAAAAGGAAGAAAGTCCGCTTTCACTGCAAAGCATTGGCGTGAACGAAATCCAACGAAATCCTGGTGGAAACCGAGACATCTCCAAAGCCATTCAGTCCCTTCCTGGCGTGGCTTCATCGGTTTCTTTCCGCAACGACATCATCATCCGTGGAGGTGGGCCGAATGAAAACCGCTTTTACATAGACGGGATTGAAGTACCAAATATCAATCACTTTGCTACACAAGGCTCAACAGGTGGGCCAGTAGGTTTATTGAATGTCAATTTTATCAAAAACGTGGATTTTTATACTGGTGCGTTTCCTGCAAATCGGGGCAATGCCCTGAGTTCGGTCATGGAAATCCAACAGCGAGAAGGACGGACTGACCGTTTGGGCTTCAATTTTACACTTGGATCGAGTGATGCAGGTTTGACTGCCGAGGGGCCTTTGGGCAAAAAAGGAACTTTCATTGCCTCTTTTCGGCGGTCGTATTTGCAGCTATTGTTTGAAGCCTTAGAACTACCTTTCTTACCAACCTACAATGATTTTCAATTCAAAACCAAATTTCAACTCAATGAAAACAATCAATTGACGGTGATAGGTTTGGGGGCAATCGACAATGCTGTACTCAACTTGTCTGCCAATGAAACCGAAGATCAAAAGTTTCTATTGGGCAATTTGCCTGAACAAGACCAATGGAGTTATACGGTTGGGGCAAATTACAAAAATTTCCGCAAGAATGGCTACACTACTTTGGTTATCAGCCGCAATCACCTAAGCAACTCAAGTATTAAATACCAAGACAACATTGAAGTCGCAGATGGTTTGATTCTGGATTATGTGTCGGAAGAAATCGAAAATAAACTTCGTTTGGAAAACACCAATCGCATGAATGGCTGGAAATTAAACTATGGATTGGGCTTTGAAACTGCCCAATATACCAATAGTACCTTCAATCGGGTAGAAGTGAATGGGGAGGTGCAAATCGTAGATTATGATTCGGAGTTGAACTTCAATAAATACAGTCTTTTTGCTCAAGCGAGTAAAACACTTTTGAAGGATAAATTGACCGCTTCATTGGGCTTTCGGATGGATGCAAATAGCTATTCGGACGATATGAACAATCCTTTGGAGCAATTTTCACCCAGATTGTCTTTGTCTTACGCACTCTCTCCCAAATTTAGCCTCAACTTCAATACAGGAATTTTCTACCAATTACCAGCCTACACTGTCTTGGGCTATCGAGACAATACGGGCAACTTGGTCAATGCGGACAACGGAGTTCGTTATATTCAAAACACACATCTCGTAGGCGGAGTGTCCTACCAAACGGATCAAAACTCCAAGTTTAGTGTAGAAGGATTCTACAAAAAATACAACGACTATCCTTTCCTTTTGCGTGATTCCATTTCACTCGCCAATTTGGGAGCAGATTTTGGAGTGATTGGAGATGCGCCTGTTTCGCCTGATTCACAAGGAAAAGCTTTTGGTTTGGAATTTTTGTTTCAACAAAAACTGTTCAAAGGTTTTTACGGGATTGCCGCCTATACTTTTGTGCGGTCAGAATTTACGAACAAAAACCCCACTGACTACGCTCCTGCAAGTTGGGACAACCGGCATTTGGTGAGTATGACAGCAGGTAAAAAATTCAAGAAGAACTGGGAGTTGGGTCTGCGATGGAGATACATCGGAGGAACGCCCTACACGCCTTATGATGTAGCAACCTCCTCGCTTCAAAGCGTTTGGGATGTGTCGAATACAGGCATCTTTGACTTCAATCGCATCAACACCGAACGCCTACCTGCTTACCATCAACTGGATGTGCGTCTGGATAAAAAGTGGTTTTACAACAAGTTTGCCCTCAACCTCTATTTGGATATCGAAAACATCTATAGTTATTCGATTGAAGGAATTCCCAACTTGACCGTACAAACTGACGAAAACGATGTGCCTTTAGTGGATCCCAATGACTCAAGTCGTTACCAAACCAAATTTATTCAAAATGAATTGGGGAATCTGTTGCCGAGTATTGGAGTGGTGGTGGAGTGGTAA